The following proteins come from a genomic window of Terribacillus aidingensis:
- a CDS encoding DUF4064 domain-containing protein, with the protein MLKRTAEKVLAIIGAIVFLITAVMTTVQVATYDPEAARDQILESGVDQTVDTGMIADIAGSIGIFVIIMSVISAILGIVAAVKLKTDRKQTGLGIMLIIVALVGSIGTFLSGFIGGMVYIIAGVMVLARRPVDEIR; encoded by the coding sequence ATGTTGAAACGAACAGCGGAGAAGGTACTTGCCATCATTGGTGCAATTGTCTTCCTCATTACTGCGGTCATGACAACAGTTCAGGTAGCTACATACGATCCTGAGGCTGCTCGCGATCAGATACTCGAAAGCGGAGTTGATCAAACAGTTGATACTGGTATGATTGCCGATATCGCAGGCTCCATTGGAATCTTTGTCATAATCATGAGTGTCATTAGTGCCATCTTAGGTATTGTGGCAGCAGTTAAGCTGAAGACGGATCGTAAACAGACTGGCCTTGGTATCATGCTTATAATCGTGGCATTAGTAGGTTCTATCGGTACTTTCCTATCGGGCTTTATCGGCGGAATGGTTTATATCATCGCAGGTGTCATGGTGCTGGCGAGAAGACCAGTCGATGAAATCAGATAA
- a CDS encoding processed acidic surface protein, with translation MTKKLLVGIILVLLCLQVVAPQTASAAIKQKDLEAYAAELGTDVEGLNRYLVDFEWGTIEDFEPSSIDELRDWLGEPVTKENLQSFLKETGYTTEDINASLKEMGLTDYTAEDILLYEDLSWVMGYPATSQNLQELAAEVGLTEKELADLFAANGLDLYSYGTMEELNEVIYNDINGVSLYFLLQEVELSQEEFDQLLADNGVKLEDFSSYEELLDFVYEESGYYEFSREDYWEMLSSFLDLIGVGQDEFFRAYDHLESVVSNDPEAFISGLEDIALRAEALGDFETSTELTEEQGKELLAIWNDLMNIFQMKAEFYLVDGNTKTPVTFEELLKVTDLENRILLVDLFDLQGNHLLNFTITGELFGSDLLTGAPAVEVPVQEKPSESEHKHEAPVLKEKVTVTPTKTATETVKEEGKRLPDTASPVGNILVAGAVLMAAGAVLYAWNRRKRHSN, from the coding sequence GTGACAAAGAAGCTATTGGTTGGAATAATCTTGGTTTTGCTTTGCCTGCAAGTAGTAGCACCACAGACGGCGTCTGCTGCTATTAAACAAAAAGACCTTGAAGCCTACGCGGCTGAGCTAGGTACAGATGTGGAAGGTTTGAACCGCTATCTGGTAGATTTTGAGTGGGGGACAATTGAAGATTTTGAACCAAGTTCGATCGATGAATTGCGTGATTGGCTTGGAGAGCCGGTAACTAAAGAAAATTTACAGTCTTTCTTGAAAGAGACTGGTTATACAACTGAAGATATAAATGCAAGTTTGAAAGAAATGGGTTTGACGGATTATACTGCAGAAGATATTTTACTTTATGAAGATCTGTCCTGGGTAATGGGTTATCCTGCTACTTCGCAAAATCTACAGGAACTAGCAGCAGAAGTAGGTCTCACAGAAAAAGAATTGGCTGATTTGTTTGCTGCGAATGGATTGGATTTATACAGCTATGGAACTATGGAAGAATTAAATGAAGTGATTTACAACGATATAAACGGGGTATCATTGTATTTCCTATTGCAGGAAGTAGAATTGAGCCAGGAGGAATTTGACCAGCTGCTTGCGGATAACGGTGTGAAGCTGGAAGATTTCTCAAGCTATGAAGAGCTTTTGGATTTCGTTTATGAAGAATCGGGTTATTATGAGTTCTCCCGCGAGGATTATTGGGAAATGCTGAGTTCTTTCCTTGATCTTATCGGAGTGGGACAGGACGAGTTTTTCCGTGCTTATGATCATTTGGAAAGCGTAGTATCGAATGATCCAGAAGCATTCATTTCTGGTCTGGAAGATATTGCACTTCGCGCAGAAGCATTGGGAGACTTTGAAACTTCCACAGAATTAACGGAAGAGCAAGGTAAAGAGCTTCTCGCAATTTGGAATGATTTGATGAATATCTTCCAAATGAAAGCTGAATTCTATCTGGTAGATGGAAATACGAAAACACCTGTGACGTTTGAAGAACTACTGAAAGTTACGGATCTTGAGAATCGTATTTTACTTGTAGATTTGTTTGACTTACAGGGCAATCACCTATTGAACTTTACTATAACTGGCGAATTGTTTGGTTCTGATTTGCTCACAGGTGCTCCAGCAGTAGAAGTACCTGTACAAGAAAAACCTTCTGAATCAGAACATAAGCACGAAGCACCTGTATTAAAAGAGAAAGTAACAGTCACACCAACGAAGACTGCGACGGAGACAGTGAAAGAAGAAGGCAAACGTCTTCCGGATACAGCTTCTCCTGTTGGCAATATTCTAGTGGCCGGTGCAGTATTGATGGCTGCTGGTGCAGTATTATACGCATGGAACCGACGGAAGAGACATAGTAATTAA
- a CDS encoding ABC transporter permease, producing MSKFIGLVRNEHMKTFRRISTWIMLGIAAALLITIAAFTAYYAEDSSGDWRADTEQQIQDLQKQVKNGDVDAAAAQQDMAAMQYQLDQDIAPVQSDSLAAYMESVMYYCAPFLILFIAIIAGGLVSTEFGTGTIKLLLTKTPSRFSVLTSKYVSMFITTVIFFVFFIGFSFIVGGLFFGFNGLDAKSVIFDNGEAVTNNILASTMRDYGLNFVQTFIYATIAFALSTIFRNTALAIGFSIFISMFFPTISFILSRYEWSKYILFNNVDLTVYNPGNTPIVDGMTLGFSVAVMAIYFVIITCITWFSFMKRDITA from the coding sequence TTGTCTAAATTCATCGGGTTGGTGCGAAATGAACATATGAAAACATTCCGTCGTATATCAACGTGGATCATGCTGGGAATTGCAGCTGCTTTGCTGATAACGATTGCAGCTTTTACAGCGTATTACGCTGAGGACAGCAGCGGAGACTGGCGAGCAGATACAGAGCAGCAGATACAGGATCTACAGAAGCAAGTTAAAAATGGCGATGTGGATGCAGCAGCTGCACAACAGGATATGGCTGCAATGCAATACCAGCTGGATCAGGATATCGCACCAGTTCAAAGTGATTCACTTGCTGCTTATATGGAAAGTGTCATGTACTACTGTGCACCGTTTCTGATTCTGTTCATCGCTATCATTGCAGGCGGACTCGTTTCTACTGAATTCGGCACAGGGACAATAAAACTATTACTCACTAAAACACCTTCCCGTTTCAGTGTGTTAACTTCCAAGTATGTAAGTATGTTCATCACAACAGTTATCTTCTTTGTATTCTTTATTGGATTTTCCTTTATCGTCGGCGGTCTCTTCTTCGGATTCAATGGATTGGACGCGAAAAGTGTGATTTTTGATAATGGAGAAGCTGTGACAAATAATATATTGGCTTCTACCATGAGAGATTACGGATTGAACTTTGTCCAAACATTCATCTATGCGACAATTGCATTTGCTCTATCCACTATCTTCCGTAACACAGCCTTGGCAATTGGATTTTCCATCTTCATTTCCATGTTCTTCCCGACCATCAGTTTCATACTTTCCAGATATGAATGGTCGAAGTATATCTTATTCAATAACGTGGATCTGACAGTATATAACCCAGGTAACACCCCAATCGTGGACGGCATGACACTGGGCTTTTCAGTTGCGGTAATGGCTATCTATTTTGTCATCATCACTTGCATAACTTGGTTCAGTTTCATGAAACGAGACATTACAGCTTAA
- a CDS encoding ABC transporter ATP-binding protein: MIEFKNVTKRYMTKTALRDVNLKLDKGKIIGLVGLNGAGKSTTMKLIAGLINPTKGSVELDGKKVTRRIASKVSYLSELDEYYTFYTVQQTIDFFATQFPDFNKEKAEEIRAYMNLDANTKVKHLSKGNRGRLKIILTLSREVPILLMDEPLSGLDPLVRDSIVKGLITFVDTEKQLVLLSTHQIMEVEMILDEVIAIKDGELVDHRNVEELRYDEQKGILEWMSSIYE, translated from the coding sequence ATGATTGAATTTAAAAATGTGACGAAACGGTATATGACAAAAACAGCATTGCGAGACGTGAATTTAAAGCTCGATAAAGGCAAGATCATCGGCCTGGTCGGGCTGAACGGAGCAGGTAAATCAACAACGATGAAGCTGATTGCCGGACTGATTAATCCGACCAAGGGATCTGTGGAACTGGATGGTAAGAAAGTGACGCGCCGGATAGCGTCGAAGGTGAGTTATCTGTCTGAGCTGGATGAGTATTATACCTTCTATACTGTCCAGCAGACAATTGATTTCTTTGCGACGCAATTTCCTGATTTCAATAAAGAAAAGGCGGAGGAAATTCGCGCATATATGAATCTTGATGCCAATACAAAAGTAAAACATCTGTCCAAGGGGAATCGCGGCAGGCTTAAAATTATTCTCACATTGTCCAGAGAAGTACCTATCCTCTTGATGGATGAGCCGCTTTCCGGGTTGGATCCGCTTGTGCGGGACTCCATTGTTAAAGGTCTGATTACATTTGTAGACACGGAGAAGCAGCTTGTTCTCCTTTCCACGCATCAAATCATGGAAGTTGAAATGATTCTTGATGAAGTGATTGCAATCAAAGATGGTGAGCTGGTGGATCACAGGAATGTAGAAGAACTGCGCTACGATGAGCAGAAGGGCATATTGGAATGGATGAGCTCGATCTATGAGTAA
- a CDS encoding glycerol dehydrogenase yields MEKVFISPSRYVQGKGVLQKAGEYVKKIGDNALVLADEFVWDLAGNTVLENLEQSGIQTKKTVFGGEASTEEIKRIAADGKESNVVIGIGGGKTLDTAKAVADELQVGVVILPTTASTDAPTSGLSVIYSEEGTFESYKFYDKNPDLVLVDTKIIAQAPPRFLASGIADAMATWVEARASIEGRGKNMAGGLATIAGQAIAEKAEEVLFEYGLLAYEANKRQIVTPALEAVVEANTLLSGLGFESGGLGAAHAIHNGFTALHGEIHSLTHGEKVAFGTLTQLALEDRTLDEINTYIDFYLSLGLPVTLEDIKLKDVSDEDLLKVAELAVQEGESIHNLPGTITADQVVDAIKAADQYAKAYKELIGYEA; encoded by the coding sequence ATGGAAAAAGTATTTATCAGTCCAAGCCGGTATGTTCAAGGAAAGGGTGTACTTCAGAAAGCTGGGGAGTATGTGAAAAAAATCGGTGACAATGCTCTTGTCCTTGCAGATGAATTTGTCTGGGACTTGGCGGGAAATACAGTGCTTGAGAATCTGGAGCAGAGCGGTATCCAAACGAAGAAGACCGTATTCGGCGGAGAAGCATCAACAGAAGAAATCAAGCGTATTGCTGCTGATGGGAAGGAAAGTAATGTTGTCATCGGTATCGGAGGCGGAAAGACACTTGATACTGCAAAAGCAGTAGCAGACGAGCTGCAGGTTGGTGTTGTGATCCTGCCGACAACAGCATCAACTGATGCTCCTACGAGCGGATTGAGTGTTATCTACTCTGAGGAAGGAACATTCGAAAGCTATAAGTTTTACGACAAAAACCCGGACCTTGTCCTTGTCGACACAAAAATCATCGCGCAGGCACCACCTCGTTTCCTGGCTTCCGGAATTGCAGATGCAATGGCTACGTGGGTGGAAGCACGTGCTTCTATTGAGGGACGCGGCAAAAACATGGCTGGCGGACTGGCTACGATTGCTGGACAAGCGATTGCAGAAAAAGCGGAAGAAGTTCTCTTCGAATACGGATTGCTTGCTTATGAGGCCAACAAACGACAAATCGTTACACCTGCTTTGGAAGCGGTTGTCGAAGCAAATACACTGCTTAGCGGACTTGGGTTTGAGAGCGGCGGACTAGGTGCGGCACACGCCATCCATAATGGCTTCACCGCGCTGCATGGTGAGATTCATAGCCTTACCCATGGTGAAAAGGTTGCATTTGGTACGCTGACACAGCTTGCGCTCGAGGATCGTACACTTGATGAAATCAACACGTACATCGATTTCTACCTTTCCCTCGGTCTCCCAGTTACACTGGAAGACATTAAACTTAAGGATGTTTCGGATGAAGACTTACTGAAGGTTGCCGAGCTTGCAGTGCAGGAAGGTGAATCGATTCATAACCTGCCTGGTACAATTACAGCAGATCAAGTCGTAGATGCCATTAAAGCAGCAGATCAATACGCAAAAGCATATAAAGAGTTGATTGGCTACGAAGCCTGA
- a CDS encoding ABC transporter ATP-binding protein yields the protein MTKPAMQLIGLKKQIGSKLIVKGLNFDIQPGEVFGFLGPNGAGKTTTIRMMVGLIRITEGDVRIQGKSIKTDYKEAIRHVGAIVENPELYGFMSGYKNLLVFSRMIPGISKERIDEVVKLVGLEKRIHQKVKRYSLGMRQRLGIAQALLHNPSILILDEPTNGLDPSGIREIRQYIRKLAEQENVAVIVSSHLLSEMELMCDRIGILKNGELVSIQQIQNTEDDAPAEVVQIDCPAVHHEKAQRLLQEQFGITAMSSGEKLTFPISREEIPSIIKALAVADIELFGFAVERKTLEDKFLHVIGENVIE from the coding sequence ATGACAAAACCGGCAATGCAGCTGATTGGTTTGAAGAAGCAGATCGGCTCAAAACTGATTGTTAAGGGATTGAACTTTGACATTCAGCCGGGTGAGGTATTCGGATTCCTCGGACCAAACGGAGCGGGTAAGACAACGACAATCCGGATGATGGTTGGCTTGATCCGTATCACAGAAGGTGATGTGCGTATTCAAGGAAAAAGCATCAAGACGGACTATAAAGAAGCAATCCGGCATGTAGGTGCAATCGTAGAGAATCCGGAGTTATATGGTTTCATGTCCGGGTACAAGAATCTGCTTGTTTTTTCAAGGATGATTCCCGGAATATCGAAGGAACGCATCGACGAAGTGGTGAAGCTCGTAGGATTGGAGAAACGCATCCATCAGAAGGTGAAGCGGTACTCCTTAGGTATGCGGCAGCGGCTAGGTATTGCACAGGCTTTACTACATAATCCTTCCATCTTGATATTGGATGAGCCGACGAATGGATTGGATCCTTCGGGAATCAGAGAAATCCGTCAGTATATCCGCAAACTAGCAGAACAAGAGAATGTGGCTGTCATTGTCTCCAGTCATTTGCTTTCGGAAATGGAGCTCATGTGTGACCGTATCGGCATATTGAAAAATGGGGAACTTGTCAGCATCCAGCAAATCCAGAATACAGAAGACGATGCACCAGCTGAAGTCGTTCAAATTGATTGTCCGGCAGTACATCACGAAAAAGCGCAGCGTCTTTTACAGGAACAATTCGGGATTACAGCAATGTCGAGCGGCGAGAAACTGACATTCCCGATATCGCGGGAAGAAATTCCATCCATCATTAAAGCACTGGCTGTTGCCGATATCGAGCTATTTGGTTTTGCAGTGGAGCGGAAGACGCTAGAGGATAAATTTTTACATGTGATTGGAGAGAATGTCATTGAGTAA
- a CDS encoding ABC transporter ATP-binding protein, with protein sequence MQKQPAVEIKQVTKVIRGRKIIDRINFSIYPGEVFGFLGPNGAGKTTTIRMIVGLMGITDGDILIKGNSIKTSHGAAMKHIGAIVENPEMYKYLSGYLNLVHFARMSDGVDKNRIDEVIELVGLKNRINDKVKTYSLGMRQRLGIAQALLHRPDVLILDEPTNGLDPAGIREMRHYIRNLAEKEGLAVIVSSHLLSEMELMCDRIGVLQQGKMLGVQQVHEMSSEQTQMVRFQVEPLEQAGVVLRDMGSKQPQIKDKQVFVELTRDEIPAAAAKLAKEGISIYGIQAETKTLEDTFLELTGGKEIV encoded by the coding sequence ATGCAAAAACAGCCAGCAGTAGAAATAAAGCAGGTTACCAAAGTGATTCGCGGCCGAAAAATCATCGACCGTATCAATTTTTCCATCTATCCCGGTGAGGTGTTCGGCTTTCTAGGGCCGAACGGGGCCGGTAAAACAACAACAATCCGGATGATTGTCGGACTAATGGGCATCACGGATGGAGACATTCTTATCAAAGGCAATAGTATCAAAACATCCCATGGCGCAGCCATGAAACATATCGGTGCCATCGTCGAGAATCCGGAGATGTATAAGTATCTTTCTGGTTATCTGAATCTTGTGCATTTTGCGAGAATGAGTGATGGCGTAGATAAGAATCGGATCGATGAGGTTATCGAGCTTGTAGGCCTGAAGAATCGGATCAACGATAAGGTGAAAACATATTCCCTCGGGATGAGACAACGTCTCGGTATCGCACAAGCCCTGCTGCATCGTCCAGATGTACTTATCCTGGATGAACCAACGAATGGATTGGATCCGGCTGGGATTCGGGAGATGCGTCATTATATCCGCAATCTGGCTGAAAAAGAAGGCCTTGCCGTTATCGTATCCAGCCATTTGCTGAGCGAGATGGAATTGATGTGTGACCGAATCGGGGTCTTGCAGCAGGGTAAAATGCTCGGAGTGCAGCAAGTTCACGAGATGTCGAGTGAACAGACACAAATGGTCAGATTCCAAGTCGAACCATTGGAACAAGCTGGAGTTGTCCTCCGTGATATGGGCAGCAAGCAACCGCAGATCAAGGATAAACAAGTCTTTGTCGAGCTGACGCGTGATGAAATCCCAGCAGCAGCTGCAAAGCTTGCTAAGGAAGGAATCAGCATTTACGGTATCCAAGCAGAAACAAAGACATTAGAAGATACATTCCTGGAATTGACTGGAGGGAAGGAAATTGTCTAA
- a CDS encoding GNAT family N-acetyltransferase — translation MINWLTRLQAAEVKPMFKIREAKVSDYDQVAVLYKELYNTHYTNQPEHFAKKAEPLDQHVFESNIYLDNKKVFLVEKAKEVMAFATIRVTNETISHKAHIFIEEFCVRSDMRGKGIGGHLFEKIKRHGKKIGASEIELNVWNFNNRAEDFYVKMGMQTRSKRMGISLK, via the coding sequence ATGATAAACTGGTTAACAAGACTACAAGCTGCAGAGGTGAAACCGATGTTCAAGATACGCGAAGCAAAGGTCTCGGATTATGACCAAGTCGCTGTTCTGTACAAGGAATTATACAATACGCATTATACAAATCAGCCGGAGCATTTTGCCAAGAAGGCAGAGCCGCTTGACCAACACGTTTTTGAAAGCAATATATACTTAGATAATAAGAAAGTATTCTTAGTGGAAAAAGCAAAGGAAGTTATGGCTTTTGCTACGATACGGGTGACGAACGAGACAATCTCTCACAAGGCACATATTTTCATTGAAGAATTCTGTGTGCGTTCCGATATGCGGGGCAAAGGAATCGGAGGACATCTATTTGAAAAAATCAAGCGCCATGGGAAAAAGATAGGGGCATCAGAAATAGAGCTGAATGTGTGGAATTTTAACAACCGTGCAGAAGATTTCTACGTCAAGATGGGCATGCAGACACGCTCAAAACGAATGGGAATATCATTGAAATAA
- a CDS encoding DUF4064 domain-containing protein — MVKRTAEKVLAIIGAVLFLIFAGWSAFGLGGTDEATTNELVNQGLTQEDASMFTDLVTGMSIWFIILYVICAILGFVSLAMLKPNKKATGAGILLIITAVLGTVLSIFTGIIGGILYLIAGIMAIVRKPVEQYNDRGETY; from the coding sequence ATGGTAAAAAGAACGGCAGAAAAAGTATTGGCAATCATTGGGGCAGTTTTGTTTCTTATTTTTGCAGGCTGGTCAGCGTTTGGGCTTGGAGGAACGGATGAAGCAACAACCAATGAACTCGTAAACCAGGGATTAACGCAAGAGGATGCTTCTATGTTTACGGATCTCGTGACAGGAATGTCTATCTGGTTCATTATCCTATACGTGATTTGTGCTATTCTTGGTTTTGTTTCTCTGGCTATGCTGAAGCCAAATAAAAAAGCAACAGGAGCAGGCATTCTTCTTATCATTACTGCAGTGCTTGGTACAGTGCTGTCTATCTTTACAGGCATCATCGGGGGTATTCTCTACTTGATCGCAGGTATCATGGCGATTGTGCGAAAGCCTGTTGAGCAATATAATGATAGAGGAGAAACGTATTAA
- a CDS encoding ABC transporter permease subunit has protein sequence MSLSNFFQLVRNEQTKLYSQLSTWIMLGILIVVVLGFAIIMRTADGFVGQYDDATWKQDLQQQNEEIAEFNPTASDILINNYRIENDLKPEGTTAWDFLYQSNFMTSVLSLLTIIVAGGIIANEYRWGTIKLLLIRPATRTKIFFAKYTSVLFFALTALLVLFLSSWLIGMLFFGLGGEGSMLQVKNGEVVEISVWTRIAQDYGLQLVKLVVWATFAFMISAALRNGALAIGTAIFLMFVGSSVIPFIYDKPYAKYVLFSNLDLTQFTTGYKVIDDLTLTFAVVTIIVYYLIFLIIGWVLFTKRDVAGH, from the coding sequence ATGTCATTGAGTAACTTTTTCCAGCTTGTCCGAAACGAGCAAACGAAGCTGTACAGCCAGCTGTCGACGTGGATCATGCTTGGCATTCTTATAGTTGTCGTTCTTGGTTTTGCTATTATCATGCGTACAGCAGATGGCTTTGTAGGGCAATACGATGACGCGACCTGGAAGCAGGATTTGCAGCAGCAAAATGAAGAGATAGCTGAGTTCAACCCAACTGCTTCGGACATCCTTATTAACAACTACCGAATAGAAAATGACCTGAAGCCTGAAGGGACGACAGCTTGGGACTTCCTTTATCAAAGCAATTTCATGACTAGTGTGCTTAGCTTGCTGACGATTATCGTAGCCGGCGGTATCATCGCAAATGAGTATCGCTGGGGCACTATCAAACTTCTATTGATTCGGCCAGCGACCAGAACGAAAATCTTCTTTGCAAAATATACCAGTGTTCTATTTTTTGCTTTAACTGCATTACTTGTATTATTCCTATCCTCCTGGCTGATCGGCATGTTGTTCTTTGGTCTTGGGGGAGAAGGGTCCATGCTGCAGGTAAAGAATGGAGAGGTTGTTGAAATCTCAGTATGGACACGGATTGCACAGGATTATGGTTTGCAGTTAGTGAAGCTTGTCGTATGGGCAACATTTGCCTTTATGATTTCCGCGGCGTTGCGTAACGGTGCTTTAGCAATTGGGACGGCAATCTTCCTTATGTTTGTCGGCAGCTCCGTCATTCCATTCATTTACGATAAACCGTATGCAAAATATGTTTTGTTCTCAAATCTGGATTTAACGCAATTTACTACAGGGTATAAGGTTATTGATGATTTAACGCTTACATTTGCGGTTGTAACCATAATCGTGTACTACCTTATTTTCCTTATTATTGGGTGGGTATTGTTCACGAAACGTGATGTAGCTGGTCATTAA
- the yidC gene encoding membrane protein insertase YidC encodes MQRTSVSTFFKKYGIILSSIGLIVLLAGCQSSSGGATSKGWFNHYFISPFSYLIKWIAGNFNDDYGISVILITLAVRLILMPFMLMQLKKSYETQEKMKLFKPELDALQAKYKNKTDVESKQKQQQEMMELYRKHGMNPFSAMGCLPLLIQMPFLIGFYSAIRNTPEIATHDFLWFNLGTPDIALMVIAMAVYWLQYRVSQIGVDPARRQQARMIGIISPLMIGFISFSSPAVLPLYWAVGGLFVICQTLLAKFLFQRKK; translated from the coding sequence TTGCAACGCACATCTGTATCCACATTCTTTAAAAAGTACGGTATTATCTTAAGCTCCATAGGTCTGATAGTTTTGCTGGCAGGATGCCAAAGCAGCAGCGGAGGCGCAACTAGTAAAGGATGGTTCAACCATTACTTCATCAGTCCTTTCTCTTACTTGATCAAATGGATTGCTGGTAATTTCAATGACGATTACGGAATCAGTGTCATCTTGATCACGTTGGCGGTACGTCTCATTCTGATGCCTTTCATGCTGATGCAGCTCAAGAAGAGTTATGAAACACAGGAGAAAATGAAGCTATTCAAGCCAGAGCTTGATGCATTGCAGGCAAAATATAAAAACAAAACCGATGTTGAGTCGAAACAGAAGCAGCAGCAGGAAATGATGGAGTTGTATCGAAAACACGGCATGAATCCATTTTCCGCGATGGGCTGTCTGCCGCTTTTGATTCAGATGCCTTTCCTGATCGGGTTCTATTCAGCTATTCGAAATACACCTGAAATCGCGACGCACGATTTCCTCTGGTTTAATCTTGGAACACCGGATATCGCCCTCATGGTTATTGCGATGGCAGTTTATTGGCTGCAATATCGTGTTTCCCAAATTGGCGTTGATCCAGCCAGAAGACAGCAAGCCCGTATGATCGGTATCATTTCTCCGCTCATGATTGGTTTTATTTCTTTCAGCTCACCAGCTGTACTTCCGCTGTACTGGGCGGTCGGCGGTCTGTTCGTCATCTGTCAGACATTGCTGGCAAAGTTTTTATTCCAACGCAAAAAATGA
- a CDS encoding GntR family transcriptional regulator, whose product MTDTFQSSQPIYLQLADRLNRQIVSGELKPGDKLPSVRETAVASKVNPNTVQRTYRELEASGIVESRRGQGTFVTENEDILLSIREKLKQEQIQNFIQVMHDMGYENDEITKGLQTYLEGGAVND is encoded by the coding sequence ATGACCGATACATTTCAATCATCCCAGCCCATATATCTGCAGCTGGCAGATCGGCTGAATAGACAAATTGTCAGCGGCGAGCTGAAGCCTGGAGACAAGCTGCCTTCCGTACGGGAAACGGCAGTTGCATCGAAAGTAAATCCGAATACGGTACAACGGACGTACCGCGAACTGGAGGCATCGGGAATCGTGGAATCACGCAGAGGGCAAGGAACATTCGTTACGGAAAATGAAGATATTCTCCTTTCTATACGTGAGAAGCTGAAGCAAGAACAAATACAGAATTTCATCCAAGTCATGCATGATATGGGCTATGAGAACGATGAGATCACAAAAGGCCTGCAAACCTATTTGGAAGGAGGAGCAGTGAATGATTGA
- a CDS encoding organic hydroperoxide resistance protein: MSDVLFTSHAKATGGREGHVKSDDGLIDLDLVQPGSKKDSVGSNPEQLFAAGYSACFDGAFNHVARAERKRVETETSVDVSLLKDGDGFKIAAAITVDVKGVSQEEAEDLLEKTHQFCPYSKATRGNIDVDLKVNVVE; this comes from the coding sequence ATGAGTGACGTATTATTCACATCTCACGCAAAAGCAACTGGCGGTCGTGAAGGACATGTAAAATCTGATGATGGTTTGATCGATCTTGATCTTGTCCAACCAGGAAGCAAAAAGGATAGCGTAGGTTCCAATCCTGAGCAGCTATTCGCTGCTGGTTACTCTGCATGCTTCGATGGAGCATTCAACCATGTAGCAAGAGCTGAGCGCAAACGCGTTGAGACGGAAACTTCTGTTGATGTCAGCCTACTGAAAGATGGCGATGGATTTAAAATCGCAGCTGCTATCACTGTAGATGTTAAAGGTGTTTCTCAGGAAGAAGCGGAAGATCTATTAGAAAAGACGCATCAGTTCTGCCCTTACTCCAAAGCGACTCGCGGCAACATCGATGTAGATTTGAAAGTGAACGTTGTAGAATAA
- a CDS encoding DUF4064 domain-containing protein encodes MIKRTAELVLGIIGVVFNVLGAILVGVFMGVAGNSINEEIKNDPTITAEDAALASNFVDGLGWFYVIVCVIGAILGVVGILLLRRNSSAIASGVIFIVAAVLITFLTLFVAIIPAVLYLVAGILAIVRKPIDTNENTIESY; translated from the coding sequence TTGATCAAACGTACTGCGGAATTAGTCTTAGGAATTATAGGGGTAGTATTTAATGTCTTGGGTGCTATTCTTGTTGGAGTATTCATGGGTGTAGCGGGTAATTCCATCAATGAAGAGATAAAGAATGATCCGACTATCACTGCTGAAGATGCAGCATTAGCAAGCAATTTTGTCGATGGTTTAGGTTGGTTCTATGTCATCGTTTGTGTGATCGGAGCCATCCTTGGTGTGGTAGGTATATTGCTTTTGCGCCGTAACAGCAGTGCCATAGCTTCCGGCGTGATCTTCATTGTTGCTGCGGTTTTGATAACGTTCTTGACGTTATTCGTTGCAATTATTCCAGCGGTTCTCTATCTGGTTGCGGGTATCTTGGCAATAGTCCGCAAGCCCATTGATACAAATGAAAATACAATAGAGAGTTACTGA